In Eupeodes corollae chromosome 3, idEupCoro1.1, whole genome shotgun sequence, a single genomic region encodes these proteins:
- the LOC129951396 gene encoding phosphatidylinositol 4-phosphate 5-kinase type-1 alpha isoform X3, which produces MESIDGINSIDLESSSLTNTKNADSSICEKDDRLGQLSTPEGLRAQNSKYGKIDKERKIGHRRVGEGGEITYKKIQTSQIMGSIQLGIQHTVGSLASKPKRDLLMMDFWEIESISFSPEGSSLTPAHHYSEFRFKIYAPIAFRYFRDLFGIQPDDFMMSMCSAPLRELSNPGASGSIFYLTNDDEFIIKTVQHKEGEFLQKLLPGYYMNLNQNPRTLLPKFFGLYCFQCNSKNVRLIVMNNLLPSFVKMHLKYDLKGSTYKRKASKAERGKKSPTFKDLDFMEHHPNGILLEAETYNALIKTIQRDCTVLESFKIMDYSLLVGVHNLDLSSKEKQNARNTNPKANLPNKSEDSDLEDAPEADQCIAMEGRENSSINRNSLLYRSVNKQRLVAHSTAMESIQAESEPIDDEDDVPPGGIPARSEKGERLLLFIGIIDILQSYRLKKKLEHTFKAIIHDGETVSVCRPSFYAQRFQNFMAKKVFRKIPSLDLPEIKGNHRKFRTLVSSYIALKHSPSKKKSLSRVIQKSIDSETESRSANTAGLSQVSSSQVSKPPNRATAVASNSSGPQSKQKSASTVKAKVPPPVPPRGSPRNKKGEQTRQPKSTSVLEEQSSLQQRASSTGTTPSCCSTPPPAFDEISEESLQKQSSGRRKNERQVNTSGSMLRTSTREDTISVSEVHLEPYLAVDTSLSSQYSSRGGLAWTPPASGEGSTPTWTEGTPSFTDSSSSGDFDLNSIDISQPLKMP; this is translated from the exons ATGGAGTCAATTGACGGAATAAATTCAATTGACTTGGAGTCATCATCTCTAACTAATACTAAAAACGCGGATAGTTCTATTTGCGAAAAAGAtg ACCGCTTGGGTCAACTTAGTACTCCCGag GGCCTGCGagcacaaaattcaaaatatggcaaAATCGACAAAGAACGAAAAATCGGCCATCGGCGTGTGGGTGAAGGTGGAGAAATTAcgtacaaaaaaattcaaacttcaCAGATCATGGGCTCCATTCAGTTGGGAATACAACATACG gTCGGAAGTCTTGCATCTAAGCCAAAGCGAGATCTCCTTATGATGGATTTTTGGGAGATAGAAAGCATATCATTTTCTCCTGAAGGCTCTAGTTTAACTCCTGCACATCACTACAGCgaatttagatttaaaatatatgctCCCATTGCATTTCGTTATTTTAGAGATTTGTTTGGAATTCAACCAGATGACTTCATG ATGTCAATGTGTTCAGCTCCTTTGAGAGAATTATCAAATCCGGGTGCATCCGGTTCAATATTTTACCTAACCAACGATGACgagtttataataaaaaccgtCCAACATAAAGAGGGAGAATTCttacaaaaacttttgccaGG ATATTAtatgaatttaaatcaaaatccaAGGACGTTGTTGCCAAAATTCTTTGGTCTTTACTGCTTTCAATGCAATAGCAAAAATGTTCGATTAATTGTTATGAATAATCTGCTACCATCATTTGTGAAAATGCATCTTAAATACGATTTAAAAGGATCAACATACAAACGGAAAGCATCGAAAGCTGAACGGGGTAAGAAATCGCCAACATTTAAGGACCTGGATTTCATGGAACATCATCCAAATGGAATTCTTCTTGAAGCCGAAACATATAATGCATTGATTAAAACAATTCAACGCGACTGTACTGTCTTAGAGTCTTTCAAAATAATGGACTATTCACTTTTAGTCGGTGTTCATAATTTAGATCTTTCTTCCAAAGAGAAACAGAATGCCCGTAATACAAATCCAAAGGCAAACCTTCCCAATAAAAGTGAAGATTCGGATTTAGAAGATGCTCCTGAGGCTGATCAGTGCATTGCAATGGAGGGACGTGAAAACTCTAGTATCAATAGAAATAG CTTATTATATAGATCTGTTAATAAACAACGTCTGGTTGCACACTCTACAGCAATGGAGAGTATCCAAGCGGAAAGCGAGCCTATTGATGACGAAGATGATGTTCC ACCTGGTGGTATTCCTGCCCGAAGCGAAAAAGGAGAAAGGTTGCTTCTTTTTATCGGAATAATTGATATTTTGCAATCTTACcggttgaaaaaaaagttagagcATACTTTTAAGGCCATAATACACGACGGA GAAACCGTATCTGTTTGCCGTCCATCCTTTTATGCGCAACGCTTTCAAAACTTCATGGCTAAAAAGGTGTTTAGAAAAATCCCTTCAC TGGATCTCCCAGAAATTAAGGGGAACCATAGAAAGTTTCGTACTTTGGTATCAAGTTATatag CCCTTAAACATTCCCCATCGAAGAAGAAGAGTTTATCGCGGGTTATACAAAAGTCTATTGATAGCGAAACGGAATCCCGGT CTGCTAACACTGCTGGCCTATCTCAAGTATCAAGTAGCCAAGTTTCAAAACCACCAAACAGAGCAACAGCAGTGGCTTCAAATTCGAGTGGAcctcaaagcaaacaaaaatcagCAAGTACTGTTAAAGCGAAAGTACCACCACCAGTGCCACCACGGGGATCTCCTCGAAATAAAAAAGGAGAACAAACGCGACAACCAAAATCCACATCCGTTTTAGAGGAGCAATCTTCTCTACAGCAACGAGCTTCATCAACAG GCACTACACCTTCTTGTTGCTCGACACCTCCCCCTGCTTTTGATGAAATTTCTGAAGAAAGCTTACAGAAACAAAGTTCTGGACGTAGAAAGAATGAACGTCAAGTGAACACAAGCGGATCGATGTTGAGAACATCAACCAGGGAAGATACAATTAG